AAAATTCTTCTGGTGGTTTTAGAACAGCATGGGTTGGTGTAAAGTCAAGTAACGATACTTCTCTAAGAGATGATTCTACTGAAGAAGATATAAGATATAAGGTTACAGGTACAACAATCCTCCTCGACTATCCAAGGCCTGATTATACAGCCCTTGGCTGGACTATAAATGAAACAAACGGGGAACCTAAACCTTACTACATCTGGTATATTTTTGAAGACCGTGTAGGAAACTATGAAATTGCAAAGATTGTAAACAGTAATGCAACCGGAAATCAACTTACAACAGAAACAAGCGGAATGTTTGACCGTTGGCTTTATGATAATGAAGCTCCAGTAGTAACAACCCGGGGACATGGCTTAAATCCAAACGAAATAACAGCAGATAATATTGCTGAGCTTGTTGCAAGTAACAACGGATTTGTGCCTTATGTGGATAGTGATGGCAATGTTTATGTTCATGCATCAAAAACACATACAAGTTTGCAGAATGGAGCAACTCTTAATTCAACTGCTGGTAATGGAACAACTCATAAAGCAGATGGTCATGAAACTTATTCAATATATAATAACTTTGTTGATCTGGTTGTTTCTGAAAATACTGGTGTTCGTGCATTTGCCTGGTCTACTTCTAACAATGTAAATTTTTCTACAAGTTTTACAGATTCTTCAAGTTGGTATACTGGTTCGAATGTATATTGGTATGTAGGTTGGGGGCCAGTAACAAATTCTGGTGGTCTAGCAAAAGATATAGCAAATGGTTCATTTACCTATGGCTCAAGTTCATATAAGCCGGAGAATGCATATTATTATGGCAGCACAGATTATTCAGGAAAATATTCTGGTACTAAAGTAAATACAGTATTCCCTTACGGAAAACTTAGTACATCAACAGGAACTGAACTCTGGCTCCATGTAATGGACTGGACAGGAAACATTTCTCATTACAGGATGGGAGCCTCTGGCGTAAAATTTATAAATGACTCTGTAGCTCCATCTTATACAACTTCGACAGCAGAGAAATTGGAAACAGGTCAGTATTATATTAAGAAAACTGCTAGTACCCCTCTGTTAAAGATTGCCGGTGCTGGAGAAAAGGCAATAAATGAAGAAAATATAGATGTTTATATTCCGGAAGAGTATTTTGCAGAAACGGGTTCTGGTATAAAGGGCTATTCTTTCAGCGATGATGGAACAGGTATTGCTGAAAAGATAGGTGGAAAATCATATCTTAGTATTCCTTATAATAGATATCATGGTCTGACATCTGATACTTATTATGTATATGATAATGTTGGTAACGTACAAGAACATTCTTTGAATTATGATTTCGATAATAAACCTCCTAAGATTGCCAGTGTTGCCTTTGTAACTAAACTTGATTCTTCAGGTCAGGGTAAATTTGCCGATGTCGAAAATGGTCTAGGAATACAAGGTGTTTATACATCATTTGGAGGAGTAAGATTCTACGAACATAAAGAAAAGAATTCTGACAATGAGGAAATTAATAAGTATTATGATGATATAAGCCATTTCAAAACAGGTGAAGTTCAAGAAATTTATATCACTAAAGAAAATGCTGTTAAATTCCAGATTAATTTTGATTCAGAAATCAAAACAGAAAATGAGTATCTTGATGATATTAAGATTAATCGATGGGATTCTGATACAAGTAAGTGGGTAACTGTAACTTCATGGAAATCAAATAACACATCATGGTGGCTTGGAGAAGGTGAAACTGAATCAACTACTGTAATCCGTGCAATGGGTACTTCAGATAGCAGCGGTTACGATAAACTTACATATACAGCCGAAGGAACCTACTATCAGATTCTTGCTACAGATATTTCAGGTAACTCTAACTGCCAGTATTTTAAGTTGTATCTTGATAAAGCAGCTCCAACTTTTGCAACTACAACTCCAAATCCAGTAGTTACTCTTAGAAAGGGTTCTATTGGTAAAATTGGAAGTACTTACTATTATACAGCTGATAATACAGGTAAACTTAAGCTCAATTTTGCTGTAGTTGATTCTGGAATTGGAAGTGTTCCTGAAAGCGGAACTTATGCTGGGGATTTGAAGAAAATATGGTATAGTTTGACAGGAACAGAAGATTCCTGGACATTAATCGAGGATCCTGCCAATGCAGAAATTCAAATCGCAAGTGGTGATATTGAAACTATCTACTTTAAGGATGCTCTTGGAAATGTTACTAGTGGTTCAGATGTATATCCAGGATTTGCATATACTAATCCAAATGCAGCCACCGGAACAGATCCAAAAGTTATAATTTCAAAACTCAACTTTTATGGTGATGATACAGTTAACGAACCGCTTCCAAGTGCTCCATTTATTGAAGTTGGAGAAATTAAGAAAGATGGTAAACGAGCAAATATCGTAAAACAAATTACAACTTATGGTATGGGTTACTCAGACACTAATCTCAGTTCGAAGAGTACTACAGATTTGGATACACATGTATATACGGAACAAATTTCAGCAGGAACTGTTCTTATAAAAGGTGAAGGTGATGAGATTCGTAAAAGACTTACGATAACTTTCCCAACCTCAAATAATAAGATTATTGGTTATCTCAGATTAAATGATAAAGATGAAAATGGTAATACTCTTACTCCAAGTACTACAGCAGGTATCTACAGTTTGAAAACACTTGAACATGAATTTACAGAAATCTTACCTACAGGAGAAGATGACGATTATAGTCCATTTACAATAAAGTATTATGCAGTTGATATTGTTGGAAATGTGAGTCCGGCTCTTAAAATTATTTATAGTTATGAAAATCCACATAAAGCAAAAGATATTAGATTAATTGAGGATCCTGAACATTCAGATCTTATTAAAACTGATGTCTTACAACAGATGCATGATGATCACCTTACATTTGCGAAATTTCTGACTGTTCCTGGAAGTACAAGTGGAAATCAATATGGAAAGCCTGGTATCCGATATTTTGATGGTGGATATTTGATTGTTCGCTGTTCATTGTTCGATATAGCTGGTGATGAATATCTTGAAACCCCATCTTCAATAGAATTATGGGATATTTGGGGAACCGGTAAAAATGATCGAAAAAAGCGAGGTGTTAGTGATACAGGAGAAGAGTTCTTCAAGATTTATACCTCTGCATTAAATACTGATTCCAACCCTGCAAATGACGATAAGGTTGGTGGTACTACAGCAGATAAAGACCGCTATTATTGTTATGTCGCTTTTAAGTTAAAATATGATGAAGATCAGGATTCCGAGAAAACTCCATCATCTGGTTGTTTCAAGAACAATGATGATTTTGATGGCAGCAATATTTATTTCAAACTTTGCGGTGAAACAAGCTCAGACTACTGGTTGATGTATAAATCGGATGATAATGACACAACCAAAAAATATGGTTGGAAGATTGATGATGCAGCGCCTATGATTGACTCTGCATATGTTCGTTCTGCTAATAATGGTATAAAGGGATACAGAAAAAATGGTTCAATTGAAATTGCCTATGATAATTATGATTCAGGCTGGAATTATAAAACAAATTATTATTCCAAAGATATGATTATCTATATTCCACAAACAAAAATTACTGAAAAATATAATGGAATAAAGTACAAAACAATTGTAACCGGTGGGGCAACAGATATTGATTCAGGCTGGAAGAATCTTGATACAGCAAGTATAAAGTGGAAGAATAACGATTTTAGCAATACAGATTGTTATAGTTTCGAATTACCAAATGTTGCAACAATTCATAGCAGTATTCAATTCTATCTTAAGGATGAAATTGGAAATGTTTCTGAATATATAGTTGGAAATCCTGATCATGGTGATTACACATGGTGGATTGTAAACGACTGTTTAACAAGTGTAAGTGTTACTGCACCTGCAGAAGGCTGGTCAGAAACAGCAGAAAAGTTTACATTTGATGTATCGATTCCAAGTGGAAGTGTTATAAAATCTGTAAAAGCTAAGGTTGGTGGTGAAGAAGTTGCTTCGACAGTTACCTTTAATGACTACAATAAGGGGAATGATACTGATAAACCAATTCAACCAACACTTGATGGTGAACAAGGCTGGTTAAATATATCTGGTATTAAAGTTTCTATTGATAAGAGTCTGATTGTCAAAGGTTGGAACGCAAAAGATGTTACAATTATCCTCAATAATAATGATGAATTAAAGGGTAGTGTAAAGAAGTTTGTTCCAGCAAAACCTCTTGGTGAAGGAAATATTTCTATAAACACAGGAGAAAATGCAAAATCATGGATCTCTGGAACAACAGAATACGTTCTTCCAATTGCATTTACAGGTGGAGCAGGAATAGACAATGTTTCAAGTATTGAAATTGGAACTGGAGAAAATGCTGCAGAAGGAGTATCTGTTGAATGGACTAGTGGTGCAGCTACAGTTACTATTAAGAATGTTCCTGCACAAATCTGGAGTGATCAGAAAGTATACCTTAAGATAAATGGAACAATAACTAAGGAAGTATTTACAATTCAGGCAAAAGCACTTGATGAAGGAAATATTTCAATAAATACAGATGCAGATACTAAAAAGACATGGGAATCTGGAACAACTGAGTATACATTACCAATCACATTCACAGGTGGAGCAGGAATAGAAAACGTAACAAGTATTGAAATTGGAACAGGAGATAATGCTGCAGAAGGAGTAACTGCTGAATGGAGTAGTGGAGAAACTACAGTTACGATTAAGAATATTCCTGCACAGATCTGGAGTGATCAGAAAGTATACCTTAAGATAAATGGAACAATAACTAAGGAAGTATTTACAGTTCCGGCTATAGCTCTTGGTGAAGCAAACATTTCTATAAACACTGCAGAAGATACTAAGAAAGTATGGGTATCAGAAACAACAGAATATGTTCTTCCAATTACATTTACAGGTGGAGCTGGAATAGACAATGTTTCAAGTATTGAAATAGGAACAGGAGAAAATGCTGCAGAAGGAGTAACTGCTGAATGGACTACTGGTGCATCTACAGTTACCATTAAGAATGTTCCAGGTCAAAACTGGAGTGCTCAGAAAGTTTATCTTAAGATAAACGAAACTATAACTAAAGAAGTATTTACAATTCCGGCTAAAGAACTGACTGCTGATGACATTGAAATAGCATCAGCGACATGGAATGATTCAACAAGTTATGAATTACAGGTAACTCTTAAGAATGGTGCTACAGTTAATAACATCACAGCTGTATCAGCTTATAATGCAGAAGCTGCATTCAAGGAAGAAAATGGTACTGTTAATAAGACTGTAGTAGTTATAAGCGGTATGAGAAAACTCTGGGATGGTCCACAAACTGTATCAGTTAAATTCAACAATAATGAGTCTATACAATTTAATGTATTGACAATTCCTCAGAGAGAAATCAAAGATTCTGATGTTACTATAACTCCTACAAATCCGGAAAACTGGTCAGAAAATCTTTCATATGTTGGATTTACGGTTACTTTATCTGAAGGACTTACTATAACAAAAATAGATATTGATGGAAATATCGCTTCAGTACAGGACAATTATGGTGGTAATTATGGTTTACAGGCAGCAGGTGGAACTACAATTGCTAAAACTGTTACAGTAAAAGTTATAACAAATCATGGGGAGGTTGAAAAAGCTATATTCCCAGTTGTTGATTCCAACGCTGCAAATCCAAATGTGAGTGGTCGTTCTGTACTGGGATTGATAAAAGATCTTGCTGCTAAGATTAGTAATAATGACCAGAATACATACTCTGATAATAATATCAGACGTTACAGAGCTACAGAATCAGAACTTGCTGTAAATAATGATGTTACAGAAAAGTCTGTAAAAGAAGCAAAGAAAGCCGCTAAGAAAGCAAAGAAGACTTCGAAGAAAGCTTCAAAGAAGGCAGCTGATAGTTTTGATCAGGTTGTAACACAGCCTCAGATTGTTTCTGACAAGGCTTTGAATATTCCAGAAGCTACACTTACAGATGATGTGACAGTTTCAAAGGAACCAGACATCCTTGAAAACGCTGACAGTATAATTACACAGACTGTAGAAGAAACAGAATCGATTAGTGCAATCAAACCTGTAGCAACTGCTGCTGCTGAAATAGAACCAGCTGAACAGTCTGCTGATACAGGAAAGTCTTCATCAAAGAGTTCGGCAATTGTGATTATGCTTGCAATCCTCGCCAGCTTTGGTGGTTTCTGGTATTATAAGAAGGGTCGTAAGAACTAAAAAGAGATTCCCTCTGAATAGAGGGAATTGTTAAGAGTCTTTTGGAATCCTCCGGTTATACCGGAGGATTTTTTTTATTTCTGCAATAATCTGAATGTACCTTTGATTTCGTACTTTGTGCCAACCCATTCCGGATTCATATCTGATGGGTTTTCAGTATTGTATGCAACACCAAAATCATCGGCTTCTGTTGGAACTTTTCCTTTTGCAAAGAACTTTTCTATAAGCTCAACATAATAAGCGGCAACTTTGTCTTCGCTGTCTTGTGAATAAAGAGCCTTGAATGCAGAAAGGGCAGTAGAATAGTCTCCTGCTTCAAACTTATGCATTGCCTTTTCCCACTCTTCAAGATATGTAAGTTTTGTATCAGTTGCTTCTGACTTAAAACCAATCAGTTCATAAAGACGGATAGGGGTTTTTACATTTACAACCTGAACACGGTCAAGACTTCTTACAAGGAATGAATCAGAAAGATCTGTTCTGGTTGCTTCACTAATCAGAATACCACCTGTATGATACTGCTTATTAACTCCTTCAAGACGGCTTGCAAGGTTTACGTTATTACCCATCATGGTATAATTCTTTTTGTTTTCAGAACCCATATAACCGGCAATCATCTCACCAGAGTTCAATCCAATGCGTGTGAAAAGAGTTCTCTTGTTTTGAACCATAATCTTAAAGGCATCATAAAGATCCTGTTCCATATCATCAGATTTAGAACCAGCTGCAATTTCAATGATGTATTTATTCATTTCAACTTCAGCTTTTTTCATTCTGATTGCAGCAGCACAGGCTCTCGCTGCATGATCTTCCATCTTAACAGGTGCACCAACCAGAGCAATGATAGCGTCTCCTTCATACTTATCTACAGTACCTCGTTCTTCCATTATAAGGTTAGACATTTTTGTAAGGTAGAAGTTCAAAAGAGCTACAAGCTGAGCAGCATTAAGAAGTTCACTAAAACCAGAGAATTTCTGGATATCAGTAAACATGGCCGTCATTTCAACACGCTCACCACCAAGTTTGAAAGAAGAAGGATTTGCAACAATTTCATCAACAACTTCTTTTGAAAGACACTGACTGAAAGCACCAGTAATGAATTTCTTATCTTTAGAAGTGCTGATAAAATTCAAAATTGTAATAGCAATAAAGGTGATTGCAAGAGATATTGTTGGAATAGCAGTACCAATATAGATTTTAGTTATTATAAAGAAAAGGAGCAGCAGAATAATAGCTGTACCTTCAATTAAGCCTCCAACAACAAGCTGCTTTCCTGTACTTTTAATTTTGACAGAGCTGAATCCGTATCCAAAGCACAAAAGAATTGCAATAATAACCGAAATCCACCAGGGAGAATCTGTTACAAAATCTTCTGAAAGTAATTGATTTGCAATTGCGTAATGAACACCAGGGTTAGGATATTTTTCTTCATACTGAGTAAGACCGAAGTCTGTTGTACTTGTAGCACAGGTTCCAAAAATACAGAAAGAATTTTTTACTATATTCTTAAGTGCTTCACGAGAATTTACTAAATCATCAAAAATTTCTCGTGCAGTATTCATATTTTCAGAAATCCATGCTGCAGTTTCATCATCTCCAGCTACAGAATTAAGAAGTTTTTTTTCTGTGTCTCCATATAAAAAGTTTCTGGTAGCTTCATAAAAGGCTTCTTTGTAGGCAAAATAATCATCATAAGTTACATCAGCCTCATCATCAGAAACAAGAGCGTCATGAATATAACCGGTTGCGGCGTCATAATATTCGTATGGAAGATCATCTTCCCAGTAAGTGAAAAATCCATTTTCTTTAAGAGCCTGTAGACTTTCTGCCATTGCTTTTTCAAGAAGACGGATTCTGTAGACTTTCCATAACGGAGTATCGTTATAATCATAATAGCTTACATTTTTCGGATATTTGATTAGTACGGTTCCGTCCTGAGCAAGCGGGATTTTAAGATCTCTTGTGCCATCTGCAAAATGACAGTCTTTAAGAATAATTTTATTGCGTTTTACTTCAATTTCAGGATTTCCAAGATAATTCAAAATTGGTGCAAAAAGCAGCTGTGGATAATACTTTCCATTATATTCCATAATGAGGTAAAGGCGTCTGAGGTATCCATCCTTATCGGCATCTGCGTTTACAAAACCTGCCTTTTTTGAATTGAAAAGAAAATCACTGATAGCAGGTTCAACTCTTGAATAGGAAGGAACCTTTGCACTTTTATCTACACTGATATTTTTGAGTGAAAGATTATCTGTAAGATACTGCTCTGTAGTTTCATCAAGGGCAGGGAAGTCATTACCAAAGGTGAGGGTAAGATAAGAGTTTTCAAAAAAATTTAAGTCATTGGCAAGACTATCATCTGCATTGCGTACAGAATACTGAATGGCGGTTTTAATTCGGTTTTGAACAGTTTCCATTACACTGGAAACATCTTCCTGAATAGTATCGCCTTCAGCTTCAGTTAAAAGCCATGTGATATTTTGTGAAAGCTCAGAAAAATCTTCATCAACATAGTGAGGAAGCTCGCTTTCTACATATTCCTGATTAACTTTTGCCTGAGATTTATCAAGAAAACTTAAATCGAATATAGC
The Treponema bryantii DNA segment above includes these coding regions:
- a CDS encoding CHASE2 domain-containing protein — its product is MKKYTYLLIPFISVIICSLLIFTSLDNQIADLFQRTLPKLKESDSVVMVNIDDSSVNEIGTWPFSREIYADALVVLKELGSEAAIFDLSFLDKSQAKVNQEYVESELPHYVDEDFSELSQNITWLLTEAEGDTIQEDVSSVMETVQNRIKTAIQYSVRNADDSLANDLNFFENSYLTLTFGNDFPALDETTEQYLTDNLSLKNISVDKSAKVPSYSRVEPAISDFLFNSKKAGFVNADADKDGYLRRLYLIMEYNGKYYPQLLFAPILNYLGNPEIEVKRNKIILKDCHFADGTRDLKIPLAQDGTVLIKYPKNVSYYDYNDTPLWKVYRIRLLEKAMAESLQALKENGFFTYWEDDLPYEYYDAATGYIHDALVSDDEADVTYDDYFAYKEAFYEATRNFLYGDTEKKLLNSVAGDDETAAWISENMNTAREIFDDLVNSREALKNIVKNSFCIFGTCATSTTDFGLTQYEEKYPNPGVHYAIANQLLSEDFVTDSPWWISVIIAILLCFGYGFSSVKIKSTGKQLVVGGLIEGTAIILLLLFFIITKIYIGTAIPTISLAITFIAITILNFISTSKDKKFITGAFSQCLSKEVVDEIVANPSSFKLGGERVEMTAMFTDIQKFSGFSELLNAAQLVALLNFYLTKMSNLIMEERGTVDKYEGDAIIALVGAPVKMEDHAARACAAAIRMKKAEVEMNKYIIEIAAGSKSDDMEQDLYDAFKIMVQNKRTLFTRIGLNSGEMIAGYMGSENKKNYTMMGNNVNLASRLEGVNKQYHTGGILISEATRTDLSDSFLVRSLDRVQVVNVKTPIRLYELIGFKSEATDTKLTYLEEWEKAMHKFEAGDYSTALSAFKALYSQDSEDKVAAYYVELIEKFFAKGKVPTEADDFGVAYNTENPSDMNPEWVGTKYEIKGTFRLLQK